The following are encoded together in the Penicillium digitatum chromosome 3, complete sequence genome:
- a CDS encoding 60S ribosome biogenesis protein Brx1, putative, giving the protein MASVYKSVSKKAARQPTEDISDEDIEMEELLNAEDDTTDSEEEESDEGEAAEVVKKQLASGFMPKTRVLILTSRGASYRHRHLMSDICGLLPHTYKETKLDTKKKAAGYNLLLNSLADLHSCNVIFFLEAKKNGQDLYLWLSRPPNGPTIKFHLNNLHTMGELGAGFAGNCLKGGRGLVVFDRSFDEQGPDMGAPGSEYRALVREMLRGVFCVPKRGVRGMKPFVDRIIGIFGVDGKIWIRVYEIRESEPGKKKDGEETIKPVPKGKDNALPEVSLVEIGPRFVLTPIVILEGSFGGPVIYENKEYVSPNQVRSDIRQGKAGRYSQRRDGQTDRVAKRSDLGLSENSVRKVDALDTRKLFA; this is encoded by the exons ATGGCATCAGTTTACAAGAGTGTTTCAAAGAAGGCGGCTAGACAGCCCACCGAGGATATCTCAGACGAGGACATCGAGATGGAGGAGCTCCTCAATGCGGAGGACGACACCACCGATAGCGAAGAGGAAGAGTCCGACGAGGGCGAGGCGGCTGAGGTTGTGAAGAAGCAGCTTGCTTCTGGATTCATGCCCAAGACCCGAGTACTCATCTTGACCTCCAGAGGCGCTTCCTACCG CCACCGACACCTAATGTCCGATATTTGCGGCCTCCTGCCCCATACCTACAAAGAGACCAAGCTCGATACGAAAAAGAAGGCTGCCGGATACAACCTCCTCCTGAACTCTCTTGCCGACCTGCATTCCTGCAACGttatcttcttcctcgaggccaagaagaacgGCCAGGATCTTTATCTCTGGCTTTCACGCCCTCCCAATGGACCCACCATTAAGTTCCATCTCAACAACCTGCACACAATGGGCGAGCTCGGTGCTGGATTCGCAGGGAATTGCCTAAAGGGCGGCCGCGGCTTGGTTGTGTTCGATCGCTCCTTCGATGAGCAAGGCCCGGATATGGGTGCCCCTGGTAGTGAATACCGTGCGCTTGTTCGGGAGATGCTGCGCGGAGTTTTCTGTGTGCCCAAGCGTGGTGTCAGAGGCATGAAGCCATTCGTCGACCGCATCATTGGAATTTTTGGAGTGGATGGGAAGATCTGGATTCGCGTCTATGAGATCCGCGAGTCTgagcctggcaagaagaaggacgGCGAGGAGACTATTAAGCCCGTACCGAAGGGCAAGGACAACGCCCTGCCTGAAGTTTCTCTGGTCGAGATTGGTCCCCGCTTCGTTCTGACCCCCATTGTCATTCTCGAAGGCAGCTTTGGTGGACCCGTTATCTACGAGAACAAGGAGTACGTCAGTCCCAACCAAGTCCGTAGCGACATCCGACAGGGCAAGGCTGGCCGTTACTCCCAGCGCCGAGATGGCCAGACTGATCGGGTGGCCAAACGCTCCGATCTGGGACTGTCCGAGAACTCTGTGCGGAAGGTGGATGCGTTGGACACAAGGAAGCTGTTTGCATAG
- a CDS encoding WW/Rsp5/WWP, which produces MAPEAPADTAGPSSPPPQLPEGWLPQWEGVGRKWYYVQRTTGKSQWEIPTEPIVLTPSTTPTPMGAGLSQEPTSHPTSGSAREVESVDTTAGGTYSAADSARISSTLDSRTYGQSENPTYGSSGVPGWYSNQTGQHLPSGYERQLAADAAGYGPHGVVGQVNAVQSAFYGSQTHPGYQITGPHHMGQSISPSAWGNNPSAYQGHPSGYHMTQHAQSFQGFVANPAGLHGHQPPGLWSMTYNPQEQMARSTDGASDSQPLWQLETQQGHLNASGEGVPMNLRSTNLPKPVIGSYSSNTNADPSSGEFSRHASNASLVREGQPYQTSVESFSNHSTHSMVDQGRFGQGQPNPRSHFQHTAMDPALQGFSPLQHVQRQYQQQHMIRKQLGSHQANLAHGHQQYNNPMAQLSFNQYGPQHQFGQSGGPTAFPQTAQVQVPYHQSIHYPEHVKQSSGQTGRGSESQFVNGTWTSTPPAAGQL; this is translated from the exons ATGGCGCCTGAGGCCCCTGCGGACACTGCAGGGCCATCCTCCCCACCACCTCAACTCCCAGAAGGCTG GCTCCCTCAATGGGAAGGTGTCGGACGGAAATGGTATTATGTACAGCGCACTACCGGAAAATCGCAATGGGAGATTCCGACCGAACCAATCGTCCTGACCCCGTCAACAACACCGACGCCAATGGGGGCAGGGCTATCGCAGGAGCCAACATCACATCCAACAAGCGGCAGTGCTCGAGAAGTGGAGTCCGTGGACACAACGGCAGGCGGGACGTACTCCGCGGCGGACAGTGCGAGAATTTCC AGCACCCTTGACTCCCGTACATATGGGCAGTCTGAAAATCCAACATATGGGTCTTCCGGTGTACCGGGTTGGTATTCGAATCAGACGGGCCAACACTTGCCCAGTGGATATGAGCGGCAGCTGGCTGCAGATGCAGCTGGATATGGCCCG CATGGCGTTGTCGGACAGGTGAATGCTGTTCAATCGGCATTTTATGGGAGCCAGACACACCCAGGTTATCAAATCACGGGTCCACACCACATGGGGCAAAGTATATCTCCATCAGCGTGGGGCAACAATCCGAGTGCTTACCAGGGACACCCAAGCGGTTATCACATGACGCAACATGCACAGTCCTTCCAAGGATTTGTTGCTAATCCTGCCGGATTGCATGGCCACCAACCACCAGGACTGTGGTCAATGACCTACAATCCACAGGAGCAAATGGCAAGGTCAACGGATGGAGCTTCCGATTCTCAGCCACTATGGCAATTGGAAACACAGCAAGGCCATTTGAATGCCTCTGGTGAGGGTGTCCCGATGAACTTACGCTCAACAAACCTGCCTAAGCCCGTAATTGGGTCTTACTCATCCAATACGAATGCGGATCCGTCTTCGGGAGAATTCTCTCGCCATGCCTCGAACGCTTCACTTGTCCGAGAAGGGCAGCCTTACCAAACTTCTGTCGAGAGTTTCTCCAACCATTCAACGCACTCCATGGTTGACCAAGGTAGATTTGGACAAGGCCAACCGAACCCACGGTCCCATTTCCAGCACACTGCCATGGACCCTGCTTTACAGGGATTCTCACCACTGCAACATGTTCAGAGACAATATCAACAGCAGCACATGATACGAAAACAGTTAGGATCACACCAAGCCAACCTCGCCCACGGCCATCAGCAATATAACAACCCAATGGCGCAATTGAGTTTTAACCAATACGGTCCGCAGCATCAGTTTGGTCAAAGCGGCGGGCCCACGGCTTTTCCCCAAACAGCTCAGGTGCAAGTTCCTTACCACCAATCGATTCATTATCCCGAGCATGTGAAACAATCATCGGGGCAGACAGGAAGAGGTTCGGAGTCACAATTTGTAAATGGGACGTGGACGTCGACACCGCCTGCTGCTGGACAGTTGTAG
- a CDS encoding WW/Rsp5/WWP yields MASTWDHERDNQLLVAILAVHAPLDFAAIAQAMGQGDSTAAVRQHVYTLKVRHEGSSGKSPTKDKANKPTGHGRKATKSSIKRKSAPLTKSESNSVIEGQDGDGDDFIPSPTKQRKI; encoded by the exons ATGGCTAGCACCTGGGATCACGAGAGAGACAACCAG TTGCTTGTGGCCATCTTGGCCGTTCATGCACCGCTGGACTTTGCCGCGATTGCTCAAGCGATGGGACAGG GTGATAGCACTGCTGCCGTGAGACAGCATGTCTACACCCTGAAAGTCCGCCATGAGGGAAGCTCAGGCAAATCTCCTACGAAGGACAAGGCTAACAAGCCCACTGGTCATGGCCGCAAAGCTACCAAATCTTCCATCAAACGCAAGAGTGCCCCGCTCACCAAGTCCGAATCGAATTCGGTTATCGAGGGCCAGGATGGGGATGGCGATGACTTCATCCCCAGTCCTACTAAGCAACGCAAGATCTAA
- a CDS encoding Transcription factor, whose translation MINSTVLSCHVCSRYNIIQHVSGGCGTVSPGSDLVKWANSEDARRAVLHAVATQEIVEQLPRGHAHVVNMPSSLFAAATIYIVLSLAGVATVNLPRNVVWQDVLLSHSDLNLGHKAIRPLSGSETKRFVES comes from the coding sequence ATGATCAACTCGACCGTTCTATCCTGCCACGTCTGCTCACGCTACAACATTATCCAACATGTCTCCGGTGGATGCGGAACTGTCAGCCCAGGCTCTGACCTGGTCAAATGGGCCAATTCAGAAGACGCGCGGCGGGCCGTTCTCCACGCGGTCGCCACCCAGGAAATTGTAGAGCAACTACCACGTGGCCATGCACACGTTGTGAACATGCCAAGCTCACTGTTCGCAGCGGCGACGATCTACATCGTCCTTTCACTTGCAGGAGTCGCCACTGTGAATTTGCCTCGCAATGTAGTTTGGCAGGACGTTTTGTTGTCCCATTCCGATCTCAACCTGGGCCACAAGGCTATCCGGCCTTTATCTGGCTCGGAAACAAAGCGCTTTGTCGAGAGTTGA
- a CDS encoding AT hook motif protein gives MKVTWNEKADAKLLAGILATSPTPIDFHALAEYMGVTACAVRHRVTRLRAKAEGNDGSGTSASASPVAKKRQRSTPKKSTKATSAQSEDIDAESGEGLVLKDEETDDEDVKGKKPKIKQEDHDLSLLDSDFRKEEEGLSDL, from the exons ATGAAGGTCACCTGGAATGAGAAGGCTGATGCCAAG TTGCTGGCTGGCATTCTAGCTACCAGCCCAACCCCCATCGATTTCCACGCTCTTGCGGAGTACATGG GAGTCACTGCCTGTGCCGTCCGCCACCGGGTTACTCGCCTTCGAGCCAAGGCCGAAGGGAATGATGGCAGCGGTACCTCTGCCTCTGCTTCGCCTGTGGCCAAAAAGCGCCAGCGCTCCACCCCCAAGAAGTCCACAAAGGCTACGTCCGCTCAGTCTGAGGACATTGATGCTGAATCCGGTGAAGGCCTTGTTCTCAAGGACGAGGAAACTGATGATGAGGACGTgaagggcaagaagccaaaaaTCAAGCAAGAGGACCACGA TTTGTCCCTCCTTGACTCCGATTTCCGCAAGGAGGAAGAAGGTCTCTCCGACCTCTAA
- a CDS encoding Brix-domain-containing protein, translating into MASFWLASPKWLQGDCSSNMSTLHPTLSLASISPNGGNLSLASAYGVDISIMRIDQLAAELLLHVFRSCDSVADVLNLSVICRRLHRVLNSTSKLHILARAAETEFGPLEDIIQVLTQNESQPAHIIRHAPISDPLLKQVIQLGVVARKWETIYPFKKWKIDFENRRSLTNDERLRLRRAVYRLWLYHRAFHSSVYDRHSRCLRHVVLERAQLLHNWSTQELAEIEDLRLVMGDIVQNYICPSNGTIQRKFRKRYPDSSQQLSFNIHLNYPSPSTTSLSSHDHSLFQMGPEASIQQYFHTAHSRNYAESPAKFRSRFRNDLSHDPGYEGWGDEIPHYYIMQDMLKLDPGQILWLRDHALLKEQVEEFVWSLGEWFRNNGETFGDTLDYVMNERGLEVGEFRSAVAGRDMGIVLD; encoded by the exons ATGGCATCTTTTTGGTTGGCTAGCCCTAAATGGCTACAAGGAGATTGCTCTTCCAACATGTCTACTCTTCATCCCACGCTGTCTCTTGCTTCTATTAGCCCCAACGGCGGG AACCTCTCGCTTG CATCagcgtacggagtagacatTTCCATCATGCGAATTGATCAGCTTGCAGCGGAGCTTCTGCTCCATGTATTTCGCTCATGCGACTCAGTCGCCGATGTCTTAAATTTATCAGTCATCTGCCGTCGACTTCACCGCGTCCTCAACTCAACAAGCAAACTGCACATCCTAGCCAGAGCTGCGGAGACCGAATTCGGTCCCCTCGAAGATATCATTCAAGTTCTAACGCAAAATGAGAGCCAGCCTGCTCATATTATCAGACACGCGCCTATATCTGATCCTCTTTTGAAACAAGTTATCCAGCTTGGTGTGGTAGCGCGAAAATGGGAGACGATCTACCCGTTCAAGAAATGGAAGATAGACTTCGAGAATCGTCGATCGCTCACCAACGATGAGCGATTACGGCTGCGCCGCGCAGTCTACCGGCTATGGCTGTACCACCGTGCATTCCATTCTAGTGTTTATGATCGCCATTCTCGCTGTCTTCGCCATGTGGTGTTGGAGCGCGCTCAGTTGCTCCACAACTGGTCCACCCAAGAGCTGGCCGAGATTGAGGATTTGCGCCTCGTCATGGGTGATATTGTCCAGAATTATATATGTCCTAGTAATGGGACTATCCAACGCAAATTCCGCAAGCGTTATCCAGACAGCAGCCAGCAACTCTCGTTCAACATACACCTGAATTATCCATCTCCTTCAACtacttctctttcttcgcATGATCACTCCCTGTTTCAGATGGGCCCTGAGGCCTCCATTCAACAATACTTCCACACAGCTCATTCGAGAAACTATGCTGAGTCACCAGCCAAATTCCGATCTCGCTTTCGCAATGACCTTTCCCATGACCCAGGGTATGAAGGCTGGGGTGACGAGATCCCACATTACTATATTATGCAGGACATGCTGAAGCTCGATCCCGGTCAGATACTATGGCTGCGCGACCATGCTTTGTTGAAGGAACAGGTAGAGGAGTTTGTCTGGTCTTTAGGGGAATGGTTCCGCAACAACGGTGAAACATTTGGCGACACGTTGGATTATGTCATGAATGAACGTGGGCTTGAGGTTGGGGAATTTCGATCTGCAGTAGCTGGTCGTGACATGGGCATTGTCCTAGACTAG
- a CDS encoding PfkB, which yields MTLVAIGVCYLDTILTVPHYPGEDEKLQLPEMTRTEFSTAVEPLRSVTDRPWFHFEGRAPDVTLECILYLRKHFPGAEISVENNGYTYAEYCLRDQSLKTSRASLLCCTWGHTGAAALEPRTGNFAHVQAHTEDMGVVDTIGAGDTFIAGLLYGLVYRGQDWDFRKRLEFANIVAGLKVAQEGFANLQRALGFPSY from the exons ATGACTCTAGTAGCTATAGGGGTGTGCTACCTTGACACAATTTTAAC AGTCCCCCATTATCCAGGTGAGGATGAGAAGCTTC AGCTGCCCGAAATGACTCGCACTGAGTTCTCAACTGCTGTTGAGCCCCTACGTTCCGTAACTGATCGGCCATGGTTTCATTTTGAG GGCCGTGCACCAGATGTAACACTGGAATGTATTCTTTATCTCCGGAAGCATTTTCCAGGGGCGGAAATTAGTGTTGAG AACAATGGATATACATACGCTGAGTATTGCTTGCGGGATCAATCATTGAAGACAAGCCGAGC ATCCTTGCTGTGCTGTACTTGGGGTCATACCGGGGCTGCAGCACTCGAACCAAGGACTGGCAACTTTGCTCATGTCCAGGCGCATACTGAAGATATGGGAGTCGTTGA CACCATCGGAGCTGGGGATACATTTATTGCTGGCTTGCTATACGGTCTCGTCTATCGGGGCCAAGATTGGGATTTCCGAAAGAGATTGGAATTTGCAAATATTGTTGCCGGCTTGAAGGTTGCTCAAGAAGGCTTCGCAAACCTGCAAAGAGCGTTGGGATTTCCGTCATACTAA
- a CDS encoding Nuclear transition protein 2, which yields MAPSRSTRPMRASRTKVHTYHEESSSQDESRSLTVSRRASLSLRSRSTTRMPKSYREDSTDASFDEAVEDDEADALVDVSIDASNLDLESMPTRSSKPKRPRRAATTPKPRQTKRSKPSSQVGGVLHKRAKTDEDDPIFLCSGVIPPWQTLPYQILLDIFLRASHPLLDESRSARNDSVKWLVHIALLCRSFHEPALAALYHCPPLLPAYKSHVLLSLLARPQESLSMNYSSKIKQLHVEVEPVLIYKSGPYGYFDISQLIAKTPRLHTVRLYHKDDYTVGIPPWHIVQSKWTYPDSLFSAIENRGVTLRSWDWNSRFLETDELIEMMVNMHSERAFQGLKELKLLHFDNSNDETSAVKEAGLLESLDMLPDLQRLDFIESSLVSGEILTNLPSTLHSLTLNNCDRLWSSDLTVYLSLHGTNLRELSLSHNRHLSMSFIQNLAQCCENLEVFKMDLSMHDASSYHDVEPHFEDLLVQSEVPTWPVKLREIELTQLRKWDDATAEVFFTSLVNVAPKLRDLRRLVISAILKVGWRDRATFRERWIGLLEKVFLRRSKPPDHNLRSLQKRSLKPTTLITRNDPDELDVGIENSRKSTADSGPSTFSKRQSTRLAHQKSIETDDAASGSSLVGTPHLEAVKMQGMCDVVNIRIDNQRPTELQFNENDFLDDELSGDEDWAGDDF from the coding sequence ATGGCGCCCTCGAGGTCCACTCGCCCTATGCGGGCCAGTCGCACGAAGGTGCATACATACCATGAGGAAAGCTCCTCTCAAGACGAATCAAGAAGCTTGACTGTCTCTAGACGTGCCTCGTTATCTCTTCGGTCGCGCAGTACAACTCGAATGCCAAAATCCTATCGTGAAGATTCAACTGATGCTAGCTTTGATGAAGCCGTGGAAGACGACGAGGCCGATGCTCTGGTAGATGTGTCGATCGACGCATCAAACCTGGATCTCGAATCTATGCCCACCCGCTCTTCCAAACCCAAACGTCCTCGGCGCGCTGCAACCACCCCGAAGCCAAGGCAGACTAAACGATCGAAACCTAGCAGTCAAGTTGGAGGAGTCTTGCACAAACGTGCCAAGACAGATGAGGATGACCCGATTTTCTTATGCTCCGGTGTTATTCCTCCTTGGCAAACTCTCCCCTACCAAATTCTGCTTGACATATTCTTGCGCGCGTCGCATCCATTACTCGACGAAAGCCGTTCAGCCCGCAATGACTCTGTAAAATGGCTAGTCCATATCGCTCTTCTGTGTCGAAGCTTTCATGAGCCTGCGCTTGCCGCACTATATCATtgtcctcctcttcttcctgcctACAAGAGCCATGTGCTCCTCTCTCTGTTGGCACGCCCGCAAGAGTCTCTCTCGATGAATTACTCCAGCAAGATCAAGCAACTCCATGTTGAGGTTGAACCAGTGCTCATTTATAAAAGTGGACCCTACGGCTACTTCGACATTTCCCAGTTGATTGCGAAGACACCTCGTTTACACACGGTGCGGTTGTATCACAAAGATGATTACACGGTGGGAATACCTCCCTGGCACATTGTTCAATCTAAGTGGACGTATCCAGACTCTCTCTTTTCCGCCATTGAGAACCGTGGCGTTACCCTTCGTAGCTGGGATTGGAACAGCCGCTTTTTAGAAACAGATGAGCTTATCGAAATGATGGTCAACATGCACTCGGAACGCGCTTTTCAGGGGCTCAAAGAGCTAAAGTTGCTCCACTTCGATAATTCCAACGACGAAACTTCCGCTGTCAAAGAGGCTGGCCTCCTTGAATCTCTTGATATGCTTCCAGACCTTCAGCGACTGGATTTCATTGAAAGCTCACTGGTCAGCGGGGAAATACTGACTAATCTACCAAGTACTCTCCATTCGCTTACTCTGAACAACTGCGATCGTTTGTGGTCATCAGACCTCACGGTCTACCTGTCCTTGCATGGGACCAATCTCCGAGAGCTCAGCCTAAGCCATAATCGCCATCTCAGCATGTCTTTCATTCAGAATCTAGCCCAATGCTGTGAGAATCTCGAAGTTTTCAAGATGGACCTTTCTATGCATGATGCATCCAGTTACCACGATGTCGAACCCCACTTTGAAGATCTACTTGTCCAATCTGAAGTCCCCACCTGGCCAGTGAAGCTCCGGGAAATCGAGCTCACCCAGTTACGCAAATGGGATGACGCTACTGCGGAGGTGTTTTTCACTTCGCTGGTGAATGTAGCACCCAAACTTCGTGATTTACGTCGATTGGTCATTAGCGCAATTTTGAAGGTTGGCTGGCGTGACCGTGCTACTTTTCGTGAACGATGGATCGGCCTACTTGAAAAGGTATTTCTGCGACGAAGCAAGCCACCCGACCACAACCTCCGCTCTTTACAAAAGCGCTCGCTCAAACCTACCACACTCATCACAAGGAATGACCCTGATGAACTCGATGTTGGAATTGAAAATTCACGAAAATCCACGGCTGATAGTGGACCATCGACTTTCTCCAAACGTCAAAGCACTCGGCTGGCGCATCAAAAAAGCATTGAAACTGACGATGCTGCCAGTGGTTCTTCGTTAGTGGGGACTCCGCATCTTGAAGCGGTGAAGATGCAGGGAATGTGCGATGTTGTGAATATTCGGATCGACAACCAGCGACCAACTGAATTGCAATTCAACGAAAACGATTTTCTTGACGACGAACTCAGTGGCGACGAGGACTGGGCTGGCGATGACTTCTAG
- a CDS encoding ARS binding protein Abp2, putative, with protein sequence MDSTDRSSRGELGGPQMVIQQYARYPSTLESTLQSASPSLGSARSQIDIDKSPPLHRRETPRSLQSSPRGMRSAIPPSSANHSGTSMSPPVLDHLRHQPTKDPADHAESRVLPSRDITDETIDDAYVSFILYCNPNVPSSVDTSDLRKTFRCLPRSDGKSFNIFTLFGLIRRRLQNEELKTWIQLAIELGVEPPCIEKKQSTQKVQQYTVRLKRWMRAMHIDAFFEYCMGLPHSYYTQLPPSGPFVSESRDGVLLEEDLALRALVPQWKPKRGRKRVEDRYTEEDKAIKRPQLDTSVGALQQGSFHSHSVTFPPSAIPFSAFPDDMEQNDPWIAATSMFPNGSGPDQQSHDTRWRLPERDTSPTNYPQSAIVPRSHLPSDVLMSAEPRSAVTPSTSEKSRSRRRHGPAVSSAWPNSNGFSAGKGRGRPPNRGSSSGSFSTFQVNPNREILQTPNPNREISQAPNPNVQPLSLAHDRNPARMFQTPSRNQPPISISQGRPNKLQLQVPQHLGAPVRLATPPRLVVNGVKGVVISESEGPIGSRQYPTTGAPKTGITTQTSSFSGQSNAVTTPSPSIDDIIHALSAELLRARLTGRTATLVPDEAGALASAMVMNLSSLYSRFQLGTPSLLLVFHLGLGHHFGFIGTNPGSLAIKVEHVISSSDEKMGVPTSKESFAEIQYIVSHEYKTSNQFSMQITLTDMNPSTGGMGASGHSNAIPGLSRENKDTNQPVNLDFDEDDPSQPVSEATWKQRYARLRAQMQKKDQALSQYKRKIVESVMADI encoded by the exons ATGGACTCCACCGATCGCTCGAGCCGTGGTGAGCTCGGCGGACCGCAAATGGTCATTCAACAATATGCGCGATATCcttcaaccttggaatcGACGTTGCAGAGTGCCTCCCCCTCTTTGGGAAGTGCTCGTAGCCAGATAGATATCGACAAGTCGCCTCCCTTACATCGAAGAGAAACCCCGAGGAGCTTACAGTCCTCGCCGAGAGGCATGCGTTCTGCTATACCCCCATCATCAGCCAATCACTCTGGGACATCCATGTCCCCGCCAGTTTTGGATCATCTTCGCCATCAGCCGACAAAAGACCCCGCCGATCACGCAGAATCCCGAGTTCTTCCATCACGGGATATCACTGACGAGACGATTGATGATGCCTATGTCTCATTTATCTTATACTGCAATCCAAATGTTCCATCCTCGGTTGACACATCAGATCTGCGAAAGACCTTTCGGTGTCTACCGCGGAGTGACGGAAAGAGCTTCAACATCTTTACCCTATTCGGGCTCATTCGAAGGCGGTTGCAAAATGAAGAGTTGAAGACATGGATTCAGTTAGCAATCGAATTGGGTGTAGAACCACCCTGTAttgaaaagaaacaaagcaCCCAGAAGGTGCAACAGTACACTGTCCGGCTCAAG CGTTGGATGCGTGCTATGCACATTGATGCTTTCTTTGAATATTGTATGGGCCTGCCCCATTCTTACTATACACAACTCCCGCCATCTGGTCCGTTTGTCAGCGAATCCCGTGATGGTGTGTTATTGGAAGAAGACCTCGCACTCAGGGCGCTTGTGCCACAATGGAAACCAAAGCGGGGAAGGAAAAGGGTCGAGGATAGGTACACTGAGGAAGACAAAGCAATCAAGCGGCCCCAGTTGGATACATCTGTTGGTGCCCTACAGCAGGGTAGTTTCCACTCCCACTCGGTGACATTCCCACCAAGTGCGATTCCATTCAGTGCATTTCCTGATGATATGGAACAAAATGACCCCTGGATAGCGGCTACCTCAATGTTTCCAAATGGTTCAGGGCCGGATCAGCAAAGTCATGATACACGCTGGAGACTCCCAGAACGGGATACCTCTCCTACTAATTACCCGCAGTCCGCCATCGTTCCACGTAGTCATCTACCATCAGATGTCCTCATGTCTGCGGAACCACGGTCGGCAGTCACTCCGTCAACCAGTGAAAAGAGCCGTTCTAGGAGACGACACGGGCCTGCAGTATCATCTGCTTGGCCGAACAGCAACGGATTCTCAGCTGGGAAAGGCCGAGGAAGGCCACCAAATAGAGGGTCATCATCTGGTTCTTTTTCTACGTTCCAGGTCAACCCTAATCGGGAAATATTACAGACGCCCAACCCTAATCGGGAAATATCACAGGCGCCTAACCCTAATGTCCAGCCTCTTTCACTCGCCCATGACAGAAATCCGGCCCGAATGTTTCAGACTCCATCTCGCAATCAACCTCCAATATCTATCTCTCAGGGGAGGCCCAATAAACTTCAATTGCAGGTTCCTCAACATTTGGGGGCGCCTGTTCGACTTGCCACTCCGCCAAGACTAGTAGTCAATGGTGTGAAAGGGGTTGTGATTTCCGAGTCTGAAGGACCCATTGGTTCTCGCCAATATCCAACTACAGGTGCTCCAAAGACTGGTATCACTACTCAAACATCTTCCTTCAGCGGGCAAAGTAATGCGGTCACTACCCCGAGTCCCTCCATCGATGACATTATTCATGCACTTTCTGCAGAGCTTCTACGTGCTAGGCTAACAGGGCGGACAGCGACCCTCGTGCCCGACGAGGCGGGTGCCCTGGCTTCGGCGATGGTGATGAATTTGTCTTCATTGTACTCAAGGTTCCAACTTGGAACTCCTTCACTGCTACTTGTCTTTCACCTTGGCCTTGGTCACCATTTCGGATTCATAGGCACTAATCCAGGGTCTCTTGCTATCAAGGTTGAACATGTCATCTCAAGCAGCGATGAAAAAATGGGTGTCCCAACCTCTAAAGAATCATTTGCTGAGATTCAATATATCGTCTCCCATGAGTACAAAACTTCAAACCAGTTTTCGATGCAAATCACGCTCACAGATATGAATCCTAGTACAGGAGGTATGGGTGCGTCTGGCCATTCAAACGCGATTCCCGGTCTGAGTCGTGAGAATAAGGACACCAATCAACCTGTGAaccttgattttgatgaagatgatcccAGCCAGCCTGTTTCTGAGGCAACATGGAAGCAGCGTTACGCAAGACTCCGTGCTCAGATGCAGAAAAAGGACCAGGCTTTGTCACAGTACAAGCGAAAGATTGTGGAATCCGTTATGGCAGACATATAA
- a CDS encoding GTP-binding protein yptV1, with product MANDEYDFLFKVVLIGDSGVGKSNLLSRFTRNEFNLDSKSTIGVEFATRSIQVDSKTIKAQIWDTAGQERYRAITSAYYRGAVGALLVYDISKHQTYENVNRWLKELRDHADSNIVIMLVGNKSDLRHLRAVPTEEAKQFASENNLSFIETSALDASNVELAFQNILTEIYRIVSSKALDNGEGGQQVLDRRPVIDPSKQDSEQKPGCC from the exons ATGGCCAACGATGAATATGAC TTTCTCTTCAAAG TGGTGCTTATCGGTGACTCTGGTGTTGGTAAATCTAACCTCTTGAGTCGTTTCACCCGCAACGAATTCAACCTGGACTCGAAGTCAACGATCGGTGTGGAGTTCGCGACCCGGTCTATTCAAGTCGACTCGAAGACAATCAAGGCACAAATTTGGGATACCGCTGGTCAGGAGCGCTACCGTGCGATTACTTCTGCCTACTACCGTGGCGCTGTCGGCGCCCTCCTCGTTTACGATATTAGCAAGCACCAGACCTACGAGAACGTTAACCGGTGGTTGAAGGAACTACGGGATCATGCCGATTCGAACATCGTCATCATGCTTGTTGGTAACAAGAGCGATTTGCGCCACCTGCGTGCGGTCCCCACAGAGGAGGCTAAGCAGTTCGCCA GCGAGAACAACCTTTCATTCATCGAGACCTCCGCGCTTGATGCCAGCAACGTTGAACTGGCATTCCAGAACATCCTTACAG AAATCTACCGCATCGTCTCCAGCAAGGCTCTCGACAACGGAGAGGGTGGCCAGCAGGTTCTCGACCGCCGTCCCGTTATCGACCCCAGCAAGCAAGACAGTGAGCAGAAGCCGGGCTGCTGCTAG